From the genome of Nakamurella flavida, one region includes:
- a CDS encoding potassium channel family protein: MHIVIMGCGRVGSSLARQLARAGHSVAVIDRDPAAFRRLGADFHGQQVTGVGFDRDTLLASRIREAHCFAAVSSGDNSNIIAARVAREQFGVATVVARIYDPKRAQVYERLGIPTVATVPWTTDRLLRSLIPEGLISEWRDPSGTVSIANLPYHRDWIGRPLRELEEGIGVHVAFVVRFGNGLLPTSETVVQDGDLVYASVLAASIVEVTERSAVSPLDGV, encoded by the coding sequence GTGCACATCGTGATCATGGGGTGCGGCCGTGTCGGCTCGTCCCTGGCCCGCCAGCTGGCCCGGGCCGGCCATTCCGTGGCGGTGATCGACCGCGACCCGGCCGCCTTCCGCCGGCTGGGCGCCGACTTCCACGGGCAACAGGTGACCGGCGTCGGCTTCGACCGGGACACGTTGCTGGCCTCCCGCATCCGCGAGGCGCACTGCTTCGCGGCGGTGTCCTCGGGTGACAACTCCAACATCATCGCCGCCCGGGTGGCCCGTGAGCAGTTCGGCGTGGCCACGGTGGTCGCCCGCATCTACGACCCCAAGCGCGCGCAGGTCTACGAGCGGCTCGGCATCCCCACCGTCGCGACGGTGCCGTGGACGACCGACCGGCTGCTGCGCTCGCTCATCCCCGAGGGCCTGATCAGCGAGTGGCGCGACCCGTCCGGCACCGTGTCCATCGCCAACCTGCCGTACCACCGGGACTGGATCGGCCGGCCCCTGCGTGAGCTCGAGGAGGGCATCGGCGTGCACGTCGCCTTCGTGGTGCGGTTCGGCAACGGGCTGTTGCCGACGTCCGAGACCGTCGTGCAGGACGGCGACCTCGTCTACGCCTCCGTGCTCGCCGCTTCCATCGTCGAGGTCACCGAGCGGTCCGCCGTGTCCCCCCTGGACGGTGTCTGA
- a CDS encoding potassium channel family protein — translation MRIAIAGAGSVGRSIAGELTENGHQVMLIDRDPEAIKPHRIEAAEWVLADACEFASLEDAGLQTCDVVIACTGDDKVNLVLSLLAKTEFAVGRVVGRVNDPRNEWLFTDAWGVDVAVSTPRILAALVEEAVTVGDLVRLFTLRQGQANLVEVTLPSTTSMAGRPVRDLVLPRDAALVAILRGGRVIVPQPDEPLEPGDELMFVASPEVENDVRDALR, via the coding sequence ATGCGCATCGCCATCGCGGGTGCCGGTTCGGTGGGCCGGTCCATCGCCGGGGAGCTCACCGAGAACGGCCACCAGGTCATGCTCATCGACCGCGACCCGGAGGCCATCAAGCCGCACCGCATCGAGGCGGCGGAGTGGGTGCTGGCCGACGCGTGCGAGTTCGCCTCCCTGGAGGACGCCGGCCTGCAGACCTGTGACGTGGTCATCGCCTGCACGGGTGACGACAAGGTCAACCTGGTGCTCTCCCTGCTGGCCAAGACGGAGTTCGCGGTCGGCCGCGTGGTCGGGCGGGTCAACGACCCGCGGAACGAGTGGCTGTTCACCGACGCCTGGGGCGTGGACGTCGCCGTGTCCACCCCGCGCATCCTGGCCGCCCTGGTCGAGGAGGCCGTGACGGTCGGCGACCTTGTCCGGCTGTTCACCCTGCGTCAGGGCCAGGCCAACCTCGTCGAGGTCACCCTGCCCAGCACCACGTCGATGGCCGGGCGTCCGGTGCGCGATCTGGTGCTGCCGCGGGACGCGGCCCTGGTCGCCATCCTGCGCGGCGGGCGGGTCATCGTCCCCCAGCCCGACGAACCTCTGGAACCCGGCGACGAGCTGATGTTCGTGGCCTCCCCGGAGGTCGAGAACGACGTGCGGGACGCGCTGCGCTGA
- a CDS encoding DUF3159 domain-containing protein: protein MSSAGSSPHGPTEAGTTASGGSGPDAAADVVRPLAGDDDRAAAEAAADPPAKPTLLEQMGGPMGMVDSAVPVAVFILGNTLGGLGWGIGTALGSAVVLAGIRLARRKPITQVVSGIFGVGIAAFIAYRTGSAKGFFLLGIWSSVAYGAAFALSILVRWPLVGVIWELVNSRGTAWRADRRLVRRYSLATGVWVLVFAARFFVQNFLYDQDEVGWLATARIVMGYPLWLVALGITVLLVRGHLRSRPTAAPAAG, encoded by the coding sequence GTGAGTTCTGCCGGCTCCTCCCCGCACGGCCCGACCGAGGCCGGGACCACCGCCTCCGGTGGGTCCGGACCGGATGCCGCTGCCGACGTCGTGCGTCCCCTCGCGGGGGACGACGACAGGGCGGCGGCCGAAGCTGCCGCGGATCCACCCGCGAAGCCCACCCTGCTCGAGCAGATGGGCGGCCCGATGGGCATGGTGGACTCCGCCGTCCCCGTCGCGGTGTTCATCCTGGGCAACACCCTCGGCGGACTCGGCTGGGGCATCGGTACCGCACTCGGATCGGCGGTCGTCCTGGCCGGGATCCGGCTCGCCCGCCGCAAGCCCATCACCCAGGTCGTGTCCGGCATCTTCGGCGTGGGCATCGCCGCGTTCATCGCCTACCGCACCGGCTCGGCCAAGGGGTTCTTCCTGCTCGGCATCTGGAGCTCGGTGGCTTACGGCGCCGCGTTCGCCCTCTCCATCCTCGTGCGCTGGCCGTTGGTCGGCGTCATCTGGGAACTGGTGAACAGCCGGGGGACCGCCTGGCGCGCCGACCGCCGGTTGGTCCGCAGGTACAGCCTGGCCACCGGGGTGTGGGTGCTCGTGTTCGCGGCCCGGTTCTTCGTGCAGAACTTCCTCTACGACCAGGACGAGGTCGGGTGGCTCGCCACCGCCCGCATCGTCATGGGATATCCGCTGTGGCTGGTCGCCCTGGGCATCACCGTGCTGCTGGTCCGCGGGCACCTGCGCTCCCGGCCGACGGCCGCACCCGCCGCCGGCTGA
- a CDS encoding OB-fold nucleic acid binding domain-containing protein, with amino-acid sequence MGSLVGWFKKLTSDEAELDADALTEEADACGAQRAAVCCQGQRVTLQGRLRYVDLRPTEGQAKLVAELFDGTDGVMLVWLGRRSISGIEPGRTVKVRGRVAVRDGQKVIYNPDYDLLPAHA; translated from the coding sequence ATGGGAAGCCTCGTCGGTTGGTTCAAGAAACTGACCAGTGATGAAGCTGAATTGGACGCCGACGCGCTCACCGAGGAGGCCGACGCCTGTGGTGCCCAGCGCGCCGCGGTCTGCTGCCAGGGTCAGCGGGTCACGCTGCAGGGCCGACTGCGCTACGTCGACCTGCGCCCCACCGAGGGGCAGGCCAAGCTCGTCGCCGAGCTGTTCGACGGCACCGACGGGGTGATGCTGGTCTGGCTCGGCCGCCGGTCGATCAGCGGCATCGAGCCCGGCCGCACGGTCAAGGTCCGGGGTCGCGTCGCCGTGCGGGACGGTCAGAAGGTCATCTACAACCCCGATTACGACCTGCTCCCGGCGCACGCGTGA
- a CDS encoding DUF4193 domain-containing protein, producing the protein MATDYDAPRRNETDEPSEDSLEELKARRNEAQSAVVDIDEGDTAESFELPGADLSGEELTVKVIPKQADEFTCTSCFLVQHRSRLSSDKNGQMICVDCA; encoded by the coding sequence ATGGCCACCGATTACGACGCCCCGCGTCGCAACGAGACCGACGAACCCTCCGAGGACTCCCTCGAGGAACTCAAGGCGCGACGCAACGAGGCGCAGTCCGCCGTCGTCGACATCGACGAGGGCGACACCGCGGAGAGCTTCGAGCTGCCCGGCGCCGACCTGTCCGGCGAGGAGCTGACCGTCAAGGTCATCCCCAAGCAGGCCGACGAGTTCACCTGCACCTCCTGCTTCCTGGTGCAGCACCGCAGCCGCCTGTCCTCCGACAAGAACGGCCAGATGATCTGCGTGGACTGCGCCTGA
- the cei gene encoding envelope integrity protein Cei, with protein MSVDTAPERYRRRRYWPVLSVVAVLLLGAGIVWFQALRPDPSQSRSCNTPGAAPVTTADTTRSAASSTAASEPAAETTASSTPSTPAAPTTLGVFTDASTLAGIRPADPTTIGLSVFNASTVRGQAKAVTDELRAAGFASIRTSGNDPLYVASDLRCVGEIRYGPAGAAAARTVLILAPCAQLVLDGRVDDSVDLALGARYLYAPVTDEVKAELRTIQEAATPPAVIEGQTAAPRPQATIPPLPQATCAT; from the coding sequence GTGAGTGTCGACACTGCCCCCGAGCGCTATCGGCGGCGGCGCTACTGGCCGGTCCTGTCGGTGGTGGCCGTCCTGCTGCTGGGGGCCGGCATCGTCTGGTTCCAGGCCCTGCGCCCCGACCCGTCCCAGAGCCGCAGCTGCAACACCCCCGGCGCGGCCCCGGTGACCACCGCGGACACCACCCGCAGCGCGGCGAGCTCCACCGCCGCGTCCGAACCGGCGGCCGAGACCACCGCATCCAGCACGCCGTCGACCCCGGCCGCCCCGACCACGCTGGGCGTCTTCACCGACGCGTCCACCCTGGCGGGGATCCGCCCCGCGGATCCGACCACCATAGGACTGTCCGTCTTCAACGCCAGCACGGTGCGTGGCCAGGCCAAGGCGGTGACCGACGAGCTCCGCGCCGCCGGGTTCGCGTCCATCCGCACCAGCGGCAACGACCCGCTGTACGTGGCCAGCGACCTGCGCTGCGTCGGCGAGATCCGGTACGGCCCGGCGGGTGCCGCGGCGGCCCGGACGGTCCTGATCCTCGCGCCGTGCGCGCAGCTGGTCCTCGACGGCCGCGTCGACGACTCCGTCGATCTCGCGCTGGGCGCGCGGTACCTCTACGCACCGGTCACCGACGAGGTCAAGGCCGAGCTCAGGACGATCCAGGAGGCGGCCACTCCGCCCGCGGTCATCGAGGGCCAGACGGCCGCGCCCCGGCCCCAGGCCACCATCCCGCCGCTGCCGCAGGCGACCTGCGCGACCTGA
- the ppgK gene encoding polyphosphate--glucose phosphotransferase, protein MAGISADQALGIDIGGTGIKGGLVDLTKGELIGERFRLDTPQPATPDAVAETVGKVAQSFSFDGACGVDFPGVVLNGVVQTAANMDKAWIGTSLADTVGPKLAGPGFYLNDADAAGLAEARYGAGRGHRGLVVTVTFGTGIGIALIHDGKLVPNAELGHIEIDGHDAEHKAAASARERDGLSWEHWAKRASKYLVTLENLIWPELIILGGGISKKPDKWVPLLKTRTPLAVAQLINNAGIVGSALAANEAALDRRVTPAGPSPH, encoded by the coding sequence ATGGCCGGCATCTCAGCGGACCAGGCTCTGGGCATCGATATCGGCGGTACCGGCATCAAGGGCGGGCTGGTCGATCTGACCAAGGGCGAACTGATCGGTGAGCGCTTCCGGCTGGACACCCCCCAGCCCGCGACCCCGGACGCGGTGGCCGAGACCGTCGGCAAGGTCGCGCAGTCCTTCTCCTTCGACGGTGCCTGCGGTGTCGACTTCCCCGGCGTCGTGCTGAACGGCGTCGTGCAGACCGCCGCCAACATGGACAAGGCCTGGATCGGCACCTCCCTGGCCGACACCGTGGGCCCCAAGCTGGCCGGCCCGGGCTTCTACCTGAACGACGCCGATGCGGCCGGACTGGCCGAGGCCCGTTACGGCGCCGGGCGTGGCCACCGCGGCCTGGTCGTCACCGTCACCTTCGGCACCGGCATCGGCATCGCGCTGATCCACGACGGCAAGCTGGTGCCCAACGCCGAACTCGGCCACATCGAGATCGACGGCCACGACGCCGAGCACAAGGCCGCGGCCTCCGCCCGCGAGCGGGACGGGCTGAGCTGGGAGCACTGGGCCAAGAGAGCCTCCAAGTACCTGGTGACCCTGGAGAACCTGATCTGGCCGGAGTTGATCATCCTCGGCGGGGGCATCTCCAAGAAGCCGGACAAATGGGTGCCGCTGTTGAAGACCCGCACCCCGCTGGCCGTCGCTCAGCTCATCAACAACGCCGGCATCGTCGGATCGGCCCTGGCCGCCAACGAGGCCGCGCTGGACCGTCGGGTCACCCCCGCCGGCCCCTCCCCGCACTGA
- a CDS encoding RNA polymerase sigma factor codes for MAGATTSRTPRRGTAAHAVTDGEAAPTAAPAARRAPARKAATKAAPAVVAAPEAEGEAEPGALELVEELDATDTVDVVEVPATTPDSPAVSAAGGATDEETETAAVGPATKAAEAEEFSWDDEEESEALKQARKDAELTASADSVRAYLKQIGKVALLNAEEEVDLAKRIEAGLYSTERMRQMAEAGEKPTNQMRRDLNWIKRDGDRAKNHLLEANLRLVVSLAKRYTGRGMAFLDLIQEGNLGLIRAVEKFDYTKGYKFSTYATWWIRQAITRAMADQARTIRIPVHMVEVINKLGRIQRELLQDLGREPTPDELAKEMDITPDKVLEIQQYAREPISLDQTIGDEGDSQLGDFIEDSEAVVAVDAVSFTLLQDQLQAVLQTLSEREAGVVRLRFGLTDGQPRTLDEIGQVYGVTRERIRQIESKTMSKLRHPSRSQVLRDYLE; via the coding sequence GTGGCAGGCGCAACAACCTCCCGTACTCCACGCCGCGGAACCGCGGCTCATGCAGTGACCGACGGAGAGGCAGCCCCCACCGCCGCCCCGGCAGCCAGACGGGCCCCGGCCCGCAAGGCCGCCACCAAGGCCGCACCCGCCGTGGTCGCCGCCCCCGAAGCCGAGGGTGAGGCCGAGCCCGGCGCCCTGGAGCTGGTCGAGGAGCTGGACGCCACCGACACCGTGGACGTCGTCGAGGTCCCCGCCACCACCCCCGACTCCCCCGCGGTGTCCGCGGCCGGTGGTGCCACCGACGAGGAGACCGAGACCGCCGCCGTCGGCCCGGCGACGAAGGCCGCCGAGGCCGAGGAGTTCTCCTGGGACGACGAGGAGGAGTCCGAGGCACTCAAGCAGGCCCGCAAGGACGCCGAGCTCACCGCCTCCGCCGACTCCGTCCGGGCCTACCTGAAGCAGATCGGCAAGGTCGCCCTGCTGAACGCGGAGGAGGAGGTGGACCTGGCCAAGCGCATCGAGGCCGGCCTCTACTCCACCGAGCGCATGCGGCAGATGGCCGAGGCCGGCGAGAAGCCGACCAACCAGATGCGCCGTGACCTGAACTGGATCAAGCGGGACGGCGACCGGGCCAAGAACCACCTGCTCGAGGCCAACCTCCGCCTCGTGGTGTCGCTGGCCAAGCGCTACACCGGGCGCGGCATGGCGTTCCTGGACCTCATCCAGGAGGGCAACCTGGGTCTGATCCGCGCGGTCGAGAAGTTCGACTACACCAAGGGTTACAAGTTCTCCACCTACGCGACCTGGTGGATCCGGCAGGCCATCACCCGCGCCATGGCCGATCAGGCCCGCACCATCCGCATCCCCGTGCACATGGTCGAGGTCATCAACAAGCTGGGTCGCATCCAGCGCGAGCTCCTGCAGGACCTGGGCCGCGAGCCCACGCCCGACGAGCTCGCCAAGGAGATGGACATCACCCCGGACAAGGTGCTGGAGATCCAGCAGTACGCCCGGGAGCCCATCTCCCTCGACCAGACCATCGGTGACGAGGGCGACTCGCAGCTCGGTGACTTCATCGAGGACTCCGAGGCCGTGGTGGCCGTGGACGCCGTCTCGTTCACCCTGCTGCAGGACCAGCTGCAGGCCGTCCTGCAGACGCTCTCCGAGCGGGAGGCCGGCGTCGTCCGCCTGCGCTTCGGGCTCACCGACGGCCAGCCGCGCACGCTGGACGAGATCGGCCAGGTCTACGGGGTCACCCGTGAGCGTATCCGGCAGATCGAGTCCAAGACGATGTCCAAGCTCCGTCACCCGTCGCGCTCGCAGGTGCTGCGCGACTACCTCGAATAG
- a CDS encoding CbiQ family ECF transporter T component, translated as MVDHRGCRAARRPRRGRSGPGAASAGGGLITTTGPAPRASHPARPGVPAEQAGAAGSEPRRWVRPRYLHPGAWWLWALGLAVAATRTTNPVLLLLLIAAAGLVVMARRPSAPWATSFRLYLILGAVVVAIRVLFRIVFAGEGTTVLLSLPTLDLGGLVPGLRLLGPVSAEAVLGGAYDGLRLATMLVCVGAANSLADPRRLLAAVPSALYELGTVLVVSVTVFPQLAESLRRVRRARALRAGPRRGRRTLRGIVIPVLTDALDRSLLLAAAMDSRGYGRRGPVPVRTARVTSALLLVGVLALCVGVYAVLDGGIPAAVGTGAIVGGLLVGALGFGVAGRRVRRTRYRPDPWRVRETLVAACGLGVGGILIALAEYAPAPLYPAVAPPALPQLTPLLLAAVVLAALPALLAPPLPPAGAGR; from the coding sequence GTGGTGGACCATCGGGGGTGTCGTGCTGCTCGCCGCCCTCGCCGGGGGAGGTCTGGTCCTGGCGCGGCGTCGGCGGGTGGAGGACTGATCACGACCACCGGCCCGGCCCCCCGCGCGAGCCATCCCGCCCGCCCCGGCGTCCCCGCCGAACAGGCCGGGGCGGCCGGGTCCGAGCCGCGCCGCTGGGTCCGGCCGCGGTACCTGCACCCGGGGGCCTGGTGGCTGTGGGCGCTCGGTCTGGCCGTCGCGGCCACCCGGACCACCAACCCCGTCCTGCTCCTGCTGCTGATCGCGGCGGCCGGGCTGGTGGTGATGGCCCGGCGGCCGTCCGCCCCGTGGGCCACCTCGTTCCGCCTCTACCTGATCCTCGGTGCGGTCGTCGTGGCCATCCGGGTGCTGTTCCGGATCGTCTTCGCCGGCGAGGGGACCACCGTGCTCCTCTCCCTGCCCACCCTCGACCTGGGCGGTCTCGTCCCCGGCCTCCGGCTGCTCGGGCCGGTCTCCGCGGAGGCGGTGCTGGGCGGCGCCTACGACGGTCTGCGCCTGGCCACCATGCTGGTGTGCGTGGGTGCGGCGAACTCCCTGGCCGACCCACGGCGGTTGCTGGCCGCCGTCCCGTCGGCCCTGTACGAGCTGGGTACCGTGCTGGTGGTCAGCGTGACGGTGTTCCCCCAGCTGGCCGAGTCGCTCCGCCGGGTGCGGCGGGCCCGGGCTCTGCGGGCCGGCCCGCGGCGGGGGCGCCGGACGCTGCGGGGCATCGTCATCCCGGTGCTGACCGACGCGTTGGACCGTTCGCTGCTGCTGGCCGCGGCGATGGACTCCCGCGGCTACGGGCGCCGCGGACCCGTCCCGGTGCGCACCGCCCGGGTGACCTCGGCCCTGCTGCTGGTCGGGGTGCTCGCCCTGTGCGTGGGCGTGTACGCCGTCCTGGACGGGGGCATCCCCGCTGCGGTCGGGACCGGGGCGATCGTCGGCGGGCTGCTGGTGGGCGCGCTGGGCTTCGGGGTGGCCGGTCGCCGGGTGCGCCGGACCCGCTACCGCCCCGACCCCTGGCGGGTGCGCGAGACCCTCGTCGCCGCTTGTGGTCTCGGGGTCGGCGGCATCCTGATCGCCCTCGCCGAGTACGCGCCGGCCCCGCTGTACCCCGCGGTGGCACCGCCGGCCCTGCCCCAGCTGACGCCGCTGCTGCTGGCCGCCGTGGTGCTGGCCGCCCTGCCCGCCCTGCTGGCCCCGCCCCTGCCGCCCGCCGGGGCGGGCCGGTGA
- a CDS encoding ABC transporter ATP-binding protein: MIDFAAVSLTYADTDAPTLREVDLHIAEGDLALVVGRTGAGKSTLLGAVNGLVPHFSGGTLSGRVTVAGLSTADHPPRELARVVGVVGQDPLAGFVTDSVEDELAFGMEQLAVPPQTMRTRVEEMLDVLGIAELRGRSLRSLSGGQQQRVAIGSVLAAGPRILVLDEPTSALDPTSAEEVLATLLRLVHDLGVTVLIAEHRLERVVEYADLLVTVGVDGRVAAGSPAEMMAGLLAGPGAVPLVPPVVRLGGIAGWSPLPLSVRAARRAAGPLRERLADSDPAAFPAGPAGPAAPAGTVPAPAELLRASGVVVAYGTTVAVSGVDLALAAGEVAALMGRNGSGKSSLLWALSGAGRRRAGRVAVRGADPAAVGPRQARALVGLVPQTPADLLYLETVGAECAEADRESGAAAGDCAALLAALVPGIDPAQHPRDLSEGQRLALVLAVQLSARPAVLLLDEPTRGLDYPAKAALTVVLAELAAAGTAVLVATHDVEFVARTAHRVVVMAGGEIVADGPTVEVVHASPMFAPQVAKVLAPQRWLTTDQVGAALAGRR; this comes from the coding sequence GTGATCGACTTCGCCGCGGTCTCGCTGACCTATGCCGACACCGACGCCCCCACCCTGCGGGAGGTCGACCTGCACATCGCCGAGGGCGATCTCGCCCTGGTCGTCGGACGCACCGGCGCCGGGAAGTCCACCCTGCTCGGCGCGGTCAACGGCCTGGTCCCGCACTTCTCCGGGGGCACGCTGTCCGGCCGGGTGACCGTGGCCGGGCTGAGCACCGCGGACCATCCGCCCCGTGAGCTGGCCCGGGTGGTCGGCGTGGTCGGCCAGGACCCGCTGGCCGGGTTCGTGACCGACAGCGTCGAGGACGAGCTGGCCTTCGGCATGGAGCAGCTGGCCGTCCCGCCGCAGACCATGCGCACCCGCGTCGAGGAGATGCTCGACGTGCTCGGCATCGCCGAGCTGCGCGGGCGATCGCTGCGGTCGCTGTCGGGCGGCCAGCAGCAACGGGTGGCCATCGGCTCAGTCCTCGCTGCGGGGCCGCGCATCCTGGTGCTGGACGAGCCGACCAGCGCGCTGGACCCGACGAGCGCCGAGGAGGTGCTGGCCACCCTGCTGCGCCTGGTCCACGACCTCGGGGTGACCGTGCTGATCGCCGAACACCGCCTGGAACGGGTCGTGGAGTACGCGGATCTGCTCGTCACCGTGGGGGTGGACGGCCGGGTGGCCGCGGGGTCGCCGGCGGAGATGATGGCCGGACTGCTCGCCGGTCCGGGGGCGGTGCCGCTCGTCCCGCCCGTCGTCCGGCTGGGCGGGATCGCCGGGTGGTCGCCGCTGCCGTTGTCCGTCCGGGCGGCCCGCCGGGCCGCCGGGCCGCTGCGCGAACGGCTCGCCGACAGCGATCCGGCCGCCTTCCCCGCCGGCCCCGCCGGTCCAGCCGCCCCCGCCGGCACCGTGCCGGCCCCGGCCGAGCTGCTCCGGGCGTCGGGGGTGGTCGTCGCCTACGGCACCACCGTCGCGGTGTCCGGGGTCGACCTGGCCCTGGCCGCCGGCGAGGTGGCCGCGCTGATGGGCCGCAACGGGTCCGGCAAGTCCAGTCTGTTGTGGGCGTTGAGCGGGGCCGGGCGGCGGCGGGCCGGCCGGGTGGCCGTGCGGGGTGCGGATCCGGCGGCCGTCGGGCCCCGGCAGGCCCGGGCGCTGGTCGGGTTGGTGCCGCAGACCCCGGCCGATCTGCTGTACCTCGAGACGGTGGGGGCCGAGTGCGCCGAGGCCGACCGGGAGTCCGGCGCCGCCGCCGGTGACTGCGCCGCCCTGCTGGCCGCTCTCGTCCCGGGCATCGATCCCGCCCAGCACCCGCGCGATCTGTCCGAGGGGCAACGGCTGGCCCTGGTGCTGGCCGTCCAGCTCAGCGCGCGGCCGGCGGTCCTGCTGCTGGACGAACCGACCCGCGGTCTGGACTACCCGGCCAAGGCCGCGCTGACCGTCGTGCTCGCCGAGCTGGCCGCCGCGGGCACCGCGGTGCTCGTCGCCACCCATGACGTGGAGTTCGTGGCCCGGACCGCCCACCGGGTGGTGGTGATGGCCGGGGGGGAGATCGTCGCCGACGGGCCGACCGTCGAGGTGGTGCACGCCTCGCCGATGTTCGCCCCGCAGGTGGCGAAGGTGCTCGCCCCGCAGCGCTGGTTGACCACCGACCAGGTCGGCGCCGCGCTGGCGGGGCGGCGATGA
- a CDS encoding ECF transporter S component: MTRPPAVVPVSRASALVLAIASVAGLLVFAWPLLLQAPPADSLAQGHTADAPFVFMVILPVLVVLVLAQIGDGGMDSRALAMLGVLSAVNAAVRMLGAGTNGIETVFFLLILAGRVFGPGFGFVLGNTSLFASALLTAGVGPFLPFQMLAAGWVGMLAGLLPRRVAGRAITGVAEIALLIVYGIVAAYGFGLLMNLWFWPFVTGTGATGSSSSLLSYVPGAPLGENLGRFLRFTLLTSTAWDTGRAVTNALALALLGPAVLAVLRRAVRRAAFGAPVTFRPADAAAATGGVPARPGSPAEQQQYRGDAEQGGGGQVDQRGDRAG, from the coding sequence ATGACCCGCCCGCCCGCCGTCGTCCCGGTGTCCCGGGCCTCGGCCCTGGTCCTGGCGATCGCCTCGGTCGCCGGGCTGCTGGTGTTCGCCTGGCCGCTGCTCCTGCAGGCCCCGCCGGCCGACTCCCTGGCGCAGGGTCATACCGCGGACGCCCCGTTCGTCTTCATGGTCATCCTGCCGGTGCTCGTGGTCCTCGTCCTCGCCCAGATCGGCGACGGCGGCATGGACAGCCGGGCGCTGGCCATGCTGGGCGTGCTCTCGGCGGTGAACGCGGCCGTCCGCATGCTCGGCGCGGGCACCAACGGCATCGAGACGGTGTTCTTCCTGCTCATCCTGGCCGGACGGGTCTTCGGGCCGGGCTTCGGTTTCGTCCTCGGCAACACCTCGTTGTTCGCCTCCGCGCTGCTCACCGCCGGGGTCGGGCCGTTCCTGCCGTTCCAGATGCTCGCGGCGGGCTGGGTGGGGATGCTCGCCGGGCTGCTCCCCCGCCGTGTCGCGGGCCGGGCGATCACCGGTGTCGCGGAGATCGCCCTGCTCATCGTCTACGGAATCGTCGCGGCGTACGGGTTCGGGCTGCTGATGAACCTGTGGTTCTGGCCGTTCGTCACCGGCACGGGGGCGACCGGGTCGAGCTCGTCGCTGTTGTCGTACGTGCCCGGGGCGCCGCTCGGGGAGAACCTGGGCCGGTTCCTGCGGTTCACCCTGCTCACCTCGACGGCCTGGGACACCGGCCGGGCCGTCACCAACGCCCTGGCCCTGGCCCTGCTCGGCCCGGCCGTGCTGGCCGTGCTGCGGCGGGCGGTGCGGCGGGCGGCCTTCGGCGCGCCGGTGACGTTCCGACCGGCCGATGCGGCAGCCGCGACCGGCGGCGTTCCCGCCCGGCCGGGGTCACCAGCCGAGCAGCAGCAGTACCGGGGGGACGCTGAGCAGGGCGGCGGCGGCCAGGTAGACCAGCGCGGTGACCGCGCCGGGTAG
- a CDS encoding M56 family metallopeptidase: protein MAPPAELLALGSTITGVVLTAPVSAVLARASWPARTPRAALVFWQAVCLAAGLSLVGAGVVLAVAPFPGSFPHAAWTGLTHLVTGRVFGELPAWRIAAGLAAVLLAGALLTVLIRCVVLTLRRRRAHRELLDLLTAPSPFTGGGAREAAADVSILDHDRAVAYTLPGFHARIVLSVGMLDLLDVDQLGAVVEHERAHLRSRHDLLALPFQAWAAALGRVPGVRPARRAVAELTEMLADDAACTRSSQATLAAALARVALADGGRSANRPAAAAELPTASGAAEVDGVQITRRVRRLLDPAPLPGAVTALVYLAAAALLSVPPVLLLLGW from the coding sequence GTGGCGCCGCCGGCAGAGCTGCTGGCCCTGGGGTCGACGATCACCGGGGTGGTGCTGACCGCGCCGGTCAGCGCGGTGCTGGCCCGGGCGAGCTGGCCGGCCCGGACCCCCCGCGCCGCCCTGGTGTTCTGGCAAGCCGTCTGCCTGGCCGCGGGGCTGTCGCTGGTCGGCGCGGGTGTCGTGCTGGCGGTCGCGCCCTTCCCCGGGTCCTTTCCGCACGCGGCCTGGACCGGGCTGACCCATCTCGTCACCGGTCGGGTGTTCGGCGAACTGCCCGCCTGGCGGATCGCCGCCGGGCTGGCCGCGGTGCTGCTGGCCGGCGCGCTGCTCACCGTGCTGATCCGGTGCGTCGTCCTCACCCTGCGCCGGCGCCGCGCCCATCGCGAGCTGCTCGACCTGTTGACGGCACCGAGCCCGTTCACCGGAGGCGGGGCCCGGGAGGCCGCGGCCGACGTCAGCATCCTGGACCACGACCGCGCCGTGGCCTACACGCTCCCCGGCTTCCACGCCCGCATCGTGCTGTCGGTGGGGATGCTGGACCTGCTCGACGTCGACCAGCTGGGCGCCGTGGTCGAGCACGAACGCGCCCATCTGCGATCCCGGCACGACCTGCTGGCCCTGCCGTTCCAGGCCTGGGCGGCGGCGCTCGGCCGCGTGCCGGGGGTGCGCCCGGCCCGCCGGGCGGTGGCCGAGCTGACCGAGATGCTCGCCGACGACGCGGCCTGCACCCGGAGCTCGCAGGCCACGCTGGCCGCGGCGCTGGCCCGCGTCGCCCTGGCCGACGGTGGCCGGTCGGCGAACCGTCCGGCGGCGGCGGCGGAGCTGCCGACCGCATCCGGGGCCGCCGAGGTCGACGGCGTCCAGATCACCCGCCGGGTGCGCCGGTTGCTGGACCCGGCCCCGCTACCCGGCGCGGTCACCGCGCTGGTCTACCTGGCCGCCGCCGCCCTGCTCAGCGTCCCCCCGGTACTGCTGCTGCTCGGCTGGTGA